In the Leptolyngbya sp. SIO1E4 genome, one interval contains:
- a CDS encoding glycosyltransferase family 39 protein — MSIRTRQLRQGPGSRWGWAIAVSLMAGCLLRWVNLGGKVFWHDEVYTALRVVGHMGSVVEQTLFTGVPFTAETLLQYQTFAAESTFLDTLGSLVDHPEHPPLYYLLAWAWVSLVGTSVTAFRSLSVIFSVLTLPALAGFARELFGRHPAVIIAPLLFACSPVQVLYAQEAREYSLWVLLTVLASWALLRAVRLGTRKAWGLYALALALLFYTSILSALVAIAYGLYGIWVLPRRRWPTLAASFLLALLLFLPWLGVIIAQAHRWQQVTAWTLDEFPRSIMVKLWGLHFSALFVDPNLSLDHAYTYLVPPLAVLLIGISLYRCWQRFPHQAGAMVVALVVVPTVALIGGDLLRGSRLSTETRYFLPVLMAAQVAVAGWLGTHYRTQRLVLLGLTGLIGLGLVNSMIMTKAPTWWSKREGTFNYAIATAIASIQNPVVMTQKEGTTLGNLISLSYHLPAQTSFQVTLAPDIPEPNGEQPQTLLLFRPSELLRNAYDCPAEPFPGVLALLWRIPCR, encoded by the coding sequence ATGAGTATACGCACAAGGCAATTAAGGCAAGGGCCAGGATCACGATGGGGATGGGCGATCGCAGTGAGCCTAATGGCAGGATGTCTGCTGCGGTGGGTCAATCTGGGAGGCAAAGTTTTTTGGCATGATGAGGTCTACACAGCCTTGCGGGTTGTTGGCCACATGGGCTCAGTAGTTGAGCAAACCCTTTTCACTGGGGTTCCCTTTACCGCCGAGACCCTCTTGCAATACCAGACCTTTGCCGCAGAGAGTACCTTTTTGGACACCCTGGGATCGCTCGTTGATCATCCCGAGCATCCTCCCCTGTATTATCTACTGGCCTGGGCATGGGTCAGCCTTGTTGGCACATCGGTGACTGCGTTTCGCAGTTTATCAGTCATATTCAGCGTGCTCACGTTACCAGCCCTGGCCGGTTTCGCCCGCGAACTCTTTGGTCGCCATCCTGCTGTCATCATCGCACCGCTATTATTTGCCTGCTCACCAGTGCAGGTACTCTACGCCCAAGAAGCCCGAGAATATAGTTTGTGGGTATTACTCACAGTGTTGGCTAGCTGGGCATTGCTCAGAGCGGTCAGGCTTGGTACCCGGAAAGCGTGGGGGCTGTATGCCCTGGCATTAGCGCTGTTGTTTTATACCTCCATCCTGTCTGCTCTGGTGGCGATCGCCTATGGGCTCTATGGCATCTGGGTGCTTCCCCGGCGTCGCTGGCCTACGCTGGCAGCCTCATTTCTCTTGGCACTGCTGCTGTTTCTGCCGTGGCTCGGGGTCATCATAGCCCAAGCCCATCGCTGGCAACAGGTCACTGCCTGGACCCTCGATGAGTTTCCGCGATCGATTATGGTCAAGCTTTGGGGCCTCCATTTTTCTGCCCTGTTTGTAGATCCCAATCTGTCCCTGGATCATGCCTACACTTATCTGGTGCCCCCTCTTGCAGTGCTGCTAATCGGGATCAGTCTGTATCGCTGCTGGCAAAGATTTCCGCATCAGGCAGGTGCGATGGTGGTAGCCCTAGTAGTGGTTCCTACCGTAGCCCTAATCGGAGGGGATTTGCTGCGCGGGAGCCGATTATCCACAGAAACTCGCTATTTTCTTCCCGTTCTGATGGCAGCTCAGGTAGCGGTGGCCGGCTGGCTAGGGACTCACTATCGTACCCAACGGCTCGTTTTGCTCGGGCTGACCGGTCTGATAGGTCTGGGATTAGTCAATAGTATGATTATGACGAAGGCACCCACGTGGTGGAGTAAACGGGAGGGCACTTTCAACTATGCTATTGCCACTGCGATCGCCTCCATCCAGAACCCTGTGGTCATGACTCAAAAGGAAGGAACCACCCTGGGTAATCTGATTTCCTTAAGCTATCACCTACCCGCTCAGACATCTTTTCAGGTGACCTTGGCCCCTGACATTCCTGAGCCAAATGGGGAACAGCCTCAAACGCTCTTACTGTTTCGTCCTTCAGAACTACTGCGCAACGCCTATGATTGCCCGGCAGAGCCCTTTCCAGGCGTACTGGCGCTACTTTGGCGTATACCGTGTCGCTAA
- a CDS encoding pentapeptide repeat-containing protein: MNASYFLELYESGYRDFGGIHLCGVDLSQRILVEVNLQQASLIGAVFRRAFLTKANLFSANLHRIDGSFAKLSEANLQRANLHKANLRGAFMVKSDLSEAKLSGANLGHANLRGATLRGANLCGANLQGANLRGADLRHANLAWANLSGTRLSGAALGHTLLGDADLQGAYLNGVNFQGMDLSGVNLKEAKLNGAQLNQVNFTSANLSFATLRESSLYQANFTSANLTGAVFWHAQMNEVNLTRADLTHANLAGTVLEAISIEGAEFTNAILPQSARLELYQLATGSTIWSNQLTRETLDHSQFVEQVPF; encoded by the coding sequence ATGAATGCCAGTTACTTTCTAGAACTCTATGAATCTGGCTACCGCGACTTTGGCGGAATTCACCTCTGTGGTGTTGACCTGAGTCAGCGCATTCTGGTTGAAGTCAATTTACAACAGGCGAGTCTCATTGGGGCGGTGTTTCGCCGGGCATTTCTCACCAAAGCCAATCTTTTCAGCGCTAATCTACATCGTATTGATGGCAGTTTTGCCAAGCTTAGCGAAGCAAACTTGCAGCGGGCTAATTTGCACAAAGCAAACCTGCGGGGAGCGTTTATGGTCAAATCAGACCTCTCTGAAGCCAAGCTCAGTGGGGCTAACCTTGGCCATGCCAATCTTCGGGGGGCTACCTTGAGAGGTGCAAATTTGTGCGGTGCGAATCTCCAAGGGGCCAACCTACGAGGGGCTGATCTTAGACATGCGAATCTGGCGTGGGCCAATCTCAGCGGCACTCGTCTTAGTGGGGCTGCCTTAGGGCATACCTTGTTAGGAGACGCGGATCTGCAAGGAGCCTATCTCAACGGGGTGAACTTCCAAGGGATGGATCTCAGCGGAGTTAATCTCAAAGAGGCCAAGCTCAATGGCGCACAGCTAAACCAGGTCAACTTTACATCCGCTAATCTCAGCTTTGCGACCTTAAGAGAGTCCAGTCTATATCAAGCCAATTTCACCAGCGCCAACCTAACAGGGGCAGTCTTTTGGCATGCTCAGATGAACGAGGTCAACCTGACGCGAGCGGATTTGACCCATGCCAATCTGGCAGGGACAGTCTTAGAGGCAATATCCATAGAGGGCGCAGAATTTACCAATGCCATCTTGCCTCAAAGCGCTCGATTAGAGCTATATCAGTTAGCGACTGGCTCCACAATCTGGAGTAATCAGTTAACCCGTGAAACGCTGGATCATTCTCAATTCGTTGAGCAGGTTCCCTTTTAA
- a CDS encoding glycosyltransferase encodes MIGTVLLAAGIVAAWFAGQDQIETIFAQLAVIQANPPFWAEVPMLAGHYLLVPTVTLFLVAWGITKLSPQPRTWSRIVVVAILLGLLVRYLSWRLPSTLNLSEPLTGSFSLLLLVMELLGITGSVIQLGLLLRVRDRHSQADQLQADVMAGRYVPTVDVFIPTYDEPAFILRRTVIGCQAMEYPHKTVYLLDDTRRPDIKALAAELGCKYVTRPDNAHAKAGNLNHAIAYTSGELIASFDADFVPTRNFLWRTVGFFQDPNVALVQTPQSFYNPDPIARNLGLEGILTPDEEVFYRQIQPMRDGAGGVVCSGTSFVVRRQALEQTGGFVTESLSEDYFTAIRLAAQGNQVIYLDEKLSAGLAAETISAHATQRIRWAQGTLQAFFIDSNPLTIPGLTPLQRLAHLEGLLHWFSSIPRIVFLLMPLAYTFFRVIPIQATTAEVLYFFLPYYMVQLTVFGWLNHRSRSALLSDVYSLVLIFPLAATVLQALVSPFSKGFKVTPKGISSAQFVFNWKLAWPLIIIFAVTAISLWRNLGWCLAMGWGGQHVEGIALGWMWSAYNLLMLAIALLILLDVPSPDGTVWFELRRVVRLVIHSPRGADDRGTPSWWGITHRISETGAEIALTQRGLPPLAEGEAWPVTLIIAEASLSLPGRLVCTDIQGDFPRALIQFDPLSLAEQRQLIEMLFCRPGQWKRWNSPGELRSLWILISVIFRPRILTGDVRVKPLPTAQV; translated from the coding sequence ATGATTGGCACGGTGCTGCTAGCAGCGGGGATTGTTGCTGCGTGGTTTGCCGGGCAAGACCAAATTGAGACGATTTTTGCCCAGCTGGCAGTGATTCAGGCAAATCCGCCCTTTTGGGCAGAAGTGCCCATGCTGGCTGGGCATTACTTGCTGGTACCTACGGTTACCCTTTTTCTGGTGGCGTGGGGCATTACCAAACTATCGCCTCAGCCCCGCACCTGGTCTCGAATCGTGGTTGTGGCGATCTTGTTAGGGCTGCTGGTGCGGTATTTGTCGTGGCGGTTGCCCTCTACGTTGAACTTATCTGAACCGTTGACAGGCAGTTTTAGTCTGTTGTTACTGGTGATGGAGCTGTTAGGCATTACCGGTAGTGTGATTCAACTGGGACTGCTGCTGCGCGTTCGCGATCGCCATTCTCAAGCAGACCAACTCCAGGCCGACGTGATGGCGGGGCGGTATGTGCCGACAGTCGATGTCTTTATCCCCACATACGATGAGCCTGCTTTCATCCTGCGGCGAACGGTGATCGGCTGCCAGGCGATGGAGTATCCCCACAAAACGGTATACCTGCTGGATGACACCCGTCGCCCTGATATCAAAGCCCTGGCGGCAGAACTGGGATGTAAATATGTCACCCGACCTGACAACGCCCATGCAAAAGCCGGTAATCTGAATCACGCGATCGCCTATACCTCCGGGGAACTCATTGCCTCCTTTGATGCCGACTTTGTTCCGACCCGTAATTTTCTCTGGCGCACCGTTGGGTTCTTCCAAGATCCCAATGTGGCTTTAGTGCAAACGCCTCAAAGCTTTTATAACCCTGACCCTATTGCCCGAAACCTCGGATTAGAGGGCATTCTCACGCCAGATGAAGAGGTTTTTTATCGCCAGATTCAACCCATGCGAGATGGGGCTGGTGGGGTAGTGTGTTCAGGGACATCCTTCGTGGTGCGGCGTCAGGCCTTAGAGCAAACAGGCGGGTTTGTAACCGAGTCTCTCAGTGAAGACTACTTCACGGCCATTCGACTCGCCGCCCAGGGCAATCAGGTGATTTACCTGGATGAAAAGCTGAGTGCCGGGCTAGCAGCAGAAACCATTTCGGCTCATGCTACTCAACGCATTCGATGGGCTCAGGGCACCCTCCAAGCCTTTTTTATTGATTCCAATCCCTTAACGATCCCCGGGTTGACACCGTTGCAGCGGTTGGCTCACTTAGAAGGCTTACTGCACTGGTTTAGCAGCATTCCCCGCATTGTGTTTCTGTTGATGCCGCTGGCGTACACGTTCTTTAGAGTCATCCCTATCCAGGCCACGACGGCCGAGGTGCTGTACTTTTTTCTGCCCTACTACATGGTGCAGTTAACCGTCTTTGGCTGGCTGAATCACCGATCGCGCTCTGCGCTCCTCTCTGACGTTTACTCTCTCGTACTGATCTTTCCCCTGGCGGCGACTGTGCTGCAGGCACTCGTGAGCCCCTTTTCTAAAGGGTTTAAGGTCACCCCTAAAGGGATCAGCAGCGCTCAGTTTGTTTTTAACTGGAAACTCGCCTGGCCCTTGATCATTATCTTTGCGGTTACGGCCATTAGCCTGTGGCGTAACCTGGGCTGGTGTTTAGCCATGGGGTGGGGCGGGCAACATGTTGAAGGCATTGCCTTAGGCTGGATGTGGAGTGCCTATAACTTGCTGATGTTAGCCATTGCCCTGCTCATTCTGTTGGATGTGCCCAGCCCCGATGGTACGGTGTGGTTTGAGCTACGCCGAGTCGTGCGCCTGGTGATTCACTCCCCAAGAGGGGCTGACGACAGGGGAACACCTTCTTGGTGGGGAATCACCCATCGGATTTCAGAAACGGGGGCAGAAATTGCCCTGACGCAGCGAGGGCTACCGCCGCTTGCAGAAGGTGAAGCGTGGCCCGTGACGCTGATCATTGCAGAAGCTTCCCTGTCGCTGCCGGGTAGACTGGTTTGCACAGATATTCAGGGCGATTTTCCCAGGGCATTGATTCAGTTTGATCCCCTGTCTCTTGCGGAACAGCGGCAACTGATCGAAATGCTCTTTTGTCGGCCTGGGCAGTGGAAACGGTGGAATTCTCCGGGAGAATTGCGATCGCTCTGGATTCTGATCAGCGTCATCTTCCGACCCCGCATTTTAACGGGGGACGTTCGCGTTAAACCCCTGCCTACGGCTCAAGTTTAG
- a CDS encoding divalent-cation tolerance protein CutA, whose protein sequence is MTLVEYGVVLVTVDTQEAGQAIAETLVRERLAACVNLFPIHSIYTWEGKIQRDNEWQLVIKTDLAQFATLEAKLNTIHPYEIPEILALPIEQGSRPYLSWLAEQVGPSSP, encoded by the coding sequence GTGACCTTGGTAGAGTACGGTGTAGTGCTAGTCACAGTAGATACTCAAGAAGCCGGTCAAGCGATCGCGGAAACCCTGGTAAGAGAGCGCTTAGCGGCCTGTGTGAACCTGTTCCCAATCCACTCTATTTACACTTGGGAAGGCAAAATCCAGCGAGATAATGAGTGGCAGTTAGTAATTAAGACCGATTTAGCTCAGTTTGCAACCCTCGAAGCCAAGCTCAACACCATTCATCCCTATGAGATACCAGAGATTTTAGCCCTACCGATTGAGCAAGGATCCCGGCCTTATCTTAGCTGGCTAGCTGAGCAAGTTGGCCCATCCTCACCCTAA